The genomic region TTCGAGATGGATTTCGACTCGATCGTCGAGTTCGTGTTCGGCGCGTTGTGGTAGACCTTCGCGCCCGTGTCGATGTCTTGACCCTCGCCCGCGAACGCGATGCTGATGTGGTTGGCCGAGGCACCGCGGCCCTTCAGGATCGAACAGGGATACAGCATCGTGGCCTTCGACCCCATCGACCCGGAGACCCACTCCATCCGGCCGCCCTTCTCGACGATAGCGCGCTTCGTGTTCAGGTTGAACGTGTTCTTCGACCAGTTTTGGACGGTCGAGTACTGGACGTGGGCGTCCTCGCCGACGAACACTTCGACGCCGCCCGAGTGCAGGTTGATGACGTTGTACTTGGGTGCCGAACACCCCTCGATGTAGTGGACCTCGCTCCCTTCCTCGGCCACAATGAGGGTGTGTTCGAACTGGCCCATCCCCTCGGAGTTCATGCGGAAGTAGGCCTGGACGGGCATCTCGACCGTGACGTCCTCGGGCACGTAGACGAAGCTTCCGCCGGACCAGACCGCGCCGTGGAGTGCGGCGAACTTGTTATCAGATGGCGGCACGCACCGGGTCATGAAGTACTCGCGGACGATCTCGGGGTGGTCCTGAACCGCTTGGTCCATGTTCATGAAGACGACCCCTTTCTCCTCCCACTGTTCTTTCATGTTCTGGTAGACGATCTCCGACTCGTACTGGGCGCCCACCCCGGAGAGGGATTCGCGCTCGGCCTCGGGGATGCCGAGTTTCTCGAAGGTGTCCTTGATGTCGTCGGGGACGTCTTCCCAGGAGTCGACGCCGCCGCGGGTTTCGACGTCGGGGCGGATGTAGGGGACGATCTCGCCGACGTCGAGGTCGGAGAGGTCGGGTTGCCCGGGCCAGTCGGTGGGCATGGGCATGTTCTGGTAGTGGTCGAGCGCTCTGAGTCTGCGGTCGAGCATCCACTCGGGCTCGTTTTTGTCCTCGCTGATGAGGCGTACCACTTCTTCGGTGAGGCCTTTCTCCGAGCGGAGGGCGGATCGCTCCTCGTTGCGATGATCGAAGCGCTCCTGGTTCTTGGTGAGTTCTTCTGAGCTCATTGGTTGGTGTTGGTGGTGGTTTACGTGCGGTTCAGGCCGTCTGGTAGACTTCCTCGCGGACCCAGTCGTAGCCCTTGTCCTCGAGTTTCTCCGCGAGTTCGGCGTCGCCGCTCATGGCGATCTCGCCGTCGAGCATGATGTGGACGCGGTCGGGTTCGACGTAGTCGAGGATCCGCTGGTAGTGCGTGATCTGGAGGATTCCGGTGCCCTGCTCGTCGCGCAGCGCG from Halalkalicoccus sp. NIPERK01 harbors:
- the sufB gene encoding Fe-S cluster assembly protein SufB; translation: MSSEELTKNQERFDHRNEERSALRSEKGLTEEVVRLISEDKNEPEWMLDRRLRALDHYQNMPMPTDWPGQPDLSDLDVGEIVPYIRPDVETRGGVDSWEDVPDDIKDTFEKLGIPEAERESLSGVGAQYESEIVYQNMKEQWEEKGVVFMNMDQAVQDHPEIVREYFMTRCVPPSDNKFAALHGAVWSGGSFVYVPEDVTVEMPVQAYFRMNSEGMGQFEHTLIVAEEGSEVHYIEGCSAPKYNVINLHSGGVEVFVGEDAHVQYSTVQNWSKNTFNLNTKRAIVEKGGRMEWVSGSMGSKATMLYPCSILKGRGASANHISIAFAGEGQDIDTGAKVYHNAPNTNSTIESKSIS